A single Lactuca sativa cultivar Salinas chromosome 8, Lsat_Salinas_v11, whole genome shotgun sequence DNA region contains:
- the LOC111906636 gene encoding delta(24)-sterol reductase produces MADLEAPLVRPKRKKVWVDYFVQFRWILVIFVVLPISFTLYFLTYLGDVRSNWKSYKKRQEEHEENVKKVVKRLQERNPSKDGLVCTARKPWIAVGMRNVDYKRARHFEVDLSAFRNILEIDQERMIAKCEPLVNMGQITRATVPMNLALAVVAELDDLTVGGLINGYGIEGSSHLYGLFSDTVVAYEICLADGKVVRATKDNEYSDLFYAIPWSQGTLGFLMSAEIKLIPIKEYMKLTYKPVRGNVRDLAKGYIDSFAPGFGDEDNEMVPDFVETMIYNPHEGVCMTGVYASKEEAKMKGNKINSVGWWFKPWFYQHAQTALKKGEFVEYIPTREYYHRHTRCLYWEGKLILPFADQWWFRYSLGWLMPPKVSLLKATQGEAIRNYYHEMHVIQDMLVPLYKVPDALEWVDREMEVYPLWLCPHRLYKLPCKTMIYPEPGFEQERRQGDTPYAQMYTDIGVYYTPASVFRGEVFDGVDAVSRLESWLIENHGFQPQYAVSELDEKKFWRMFDAGLYEQCRNKYGAVGTFMSVYYKCKKGKKTEKEVQEAEKAQLETPYAEVEQAE; encoded by the exons ATGGCGGATCTTGAGGCCCCATTAGTGCGCCCCAAAAGGAAGAAAGTGTGGGTGGATTATTTTGTTCAATTTAGATGGATTCTTGTCATCTTTGTTGTCctcccaatctctttcactctctaCTTCCTCACATATCTTGGAGATGTAAGATCCAATTGGAAGTCCTACAAGAAACGCCAagaagaacatgaagaaaatgTCAAGAAAGTTGTGAAACGTCTCCAAGAAAGAAACCCATCAAAAGATGGGCTTGTATGCACAGCAAGAAAGCCATGGATTGCAGTTGGAATGAGGAATGTTGACTATAAACGTGCTAGACATTTTGAAGTTGACCTTTCTGCTTTTCGCAACATTCTTGAAATCGATCAAGAAAGAATGATTGCAAAATGTGAGCCTTTGGTCAACATGGGTCAAATCACACGTGCTACTGTCCCCATGAATCTTGCACTTGCTGTTGTTGCTGAGCTGGATGATTTGACAGTTGGTGGGCTTATAAACGGGTATGGGATTGAAGGAAGCTCTCATTTATATGGTCTTTTCTCTGATACTGTTGTGGCATATGAGATTTGTCTTGCAGATGGGAAAGTTGTTAGGGCAACAAAAGATAATGAGTATTCTGATCTTTTTTATGCAATTCCATGGTCTCAAGGGACTCTTGGATTTCTCATGTCTGCTGAAATCAAACTTATCCCGATTAAAGAGTACATGAAGTTGACGTATAAACCCGTTAGAGGCAACGTGAGAGATCTTGCAAAAGGGTATATTGACTCTTTTGCCCCTGGGTTTGGTGACGAGGACAATGAAATGGTTCCCGACTTTGTGGAAACCATGATTTATAATCCTCATGAGGGGGTTTGTATGACGGGTGTATACGCGTCAAAAGAAGAGGCAAAGATGAAAGGGAATAAGATTAATAGTGTTGGGTGGTGGTTTAAGCCATGGTTTTATCAGCATGCTCAAACTGCACTTAAGAAAGGGGAGTTTGTGGAGTATATTCCAACCAGAGAGTATTATCATAGGCACACGAGGTGTTTGTATTGGGAAGGGAAGCTTATTCTTCCGTTTGCAGATCAATGGTGGTTTAGATATTCTCTTGGATGGTTGATGCCACCAAAGGTTTCTCTTCTTAAGGCTACACAAGGTGAAGCTATAAGGAATTATTATCATGAGATGCATGTTATTCAAGATATGCTTGTTCCTCTTTACAAGGTTCCTGATGCCCTTGAGTGGGTTGATCGTGAGATGGAG GTGTACCCCTTATGGCTGTGCCCACACAGACTCTACAAGCTCCCATGCAAGACAATGATATACCCAGAGCCAGGGTTCGAACAAGAACGCAGACAAGGTGACACCCCATATGCCCAAATGTACACAGATATTGGAGTCTACTACACACCAGCATCAGTGTTCAGGGGTGAGGTGTTTGATGGGGTTGATGCAGTTAGCCGATTAGAGAGCTGGTTGATTGAGAACCATGGGTTCCAGCCACAATACGCGGTTTCTGAGCTTGATGAGAAGAAGTTCTGGAGGATGTTTGATGCAGGGCTGTATGAGCAGTGTAGGAATAAGTATGGAGCTGTGGGGACTTTCATGAGTGTGTATTACAAGTGTAAGAAAGGTAAGAAGACTGAGAAGGAGGTTCAGGAGGCTGAGAAGGCTCAGTTGGAGACACCGTATGCGGAGGTTGAGCAGGCGGAGTAG